A genome region from Mycolicibacterium litorale includes the following:
- the kstR gene encoding cholesterol catabolism transcriptional regulator KstR: MPAHTSPSSGSDSRSRETGSGSRPREVMNVAVLAESELGSEAQRERRKRILDATLAIASKGGYEAVQMRAVAERADVAVGTLYRYFPSKVHLLVSALGREFERIDAKTDRAALAGGTPYQRLNFMVGKLNRAMQRNPLLTEAMTRAFVFADASAAGEVDHVGKLMDSMFARAMSDGEPTEDQYHIARVISDVWLSNLLAWLTRRASATDVSKRLDLAVRLLIGDGDRPKI, translated from the coding sequence ATGCCAGCACACACCAGCCCGTCGTCGGGTTCCGACTCGCGATCCCGCGAGACGGGCTCCGGCTCACGGCCACGTGAGGTGATGAACGTGGCGGTGCTCGCCGAGTCCGAACTCGGCTCCGAGGCACAGCGGGAACGTCGCAAGCGGATCCTCGACGCCACGCTGGCGATCGCCTCGAAGGGCGGCTACGAGGCGGTGCAGATGCGCGCGGTGGCCGAACGCGCCGACGTCGCCGTCGGCACCCTGTACCGCTACTTCCCGTCGAAGGTGCACCTGCTGGTGTCGGCGCTGGGGCGCGAGTTCGAGCGGATCGACGCCAAGACCGACCGGGCGGCACTCGCGGGCGGTACGCCGTATCAGCGGCTGAACTTCATGGTCGGCAAGCTCAACCGCGCCATGCAGCGCAACCCGCTGCTCACCGAGGCGATGACGCGTGCATTCGTCTTCGCCGACGCGTCGGCGGCCGGTGAGGTTGATCACGTGGGCAAGCTGATGGATTCGATGTTCGCCCGCGCGATGAGCGACGGCGAACCCACCGAGGACCAGTACCACATCGCCCGCGTCATCTCCGATGTCTGGCTGTCGAACCTGCTGGCGTGGCTGACCCGCCGCGCCTCGGCCACCGACGTGAGCAAACGGCTCGATCTGGCGGTGCGGCTGCTCATCGGCGACGGTGACCGCCCTAAGATCTGA
- the otsB gene encoding trehalose-phosphatase — MADGLPTDLRRALDRAARLPRLLIACDYDGTLAPIVSNPADARPLPASAAALEELAALPATTVSLISGRALAVLRELSGVSDRVHLVGSHGSEFDTGFVSPIDERARALLVEIKGALDAIAAEFPGATVELKPASVALHVRNASPADGEAAMRRANEAAAQWDAQVTDGKAVKEFAVIHTDKGQAVDILRDQHDASAVVFLGDDVTDEKAFRRMRDGDIGVKVGPGETAAAYRVGEPQHVAEALEYLLAARRHR, encoded by the coding sequence GTGGCCGACGGCTTACCGACAGATCTGCGCCGGGCGCTCGACCGCGCCGCGCGACTCCCCCGCCTGCTGATCGCCTGCGACTACGACGGCACCCTCGCGCCGATCGTGTCGAACCCTGCCGACGCCCGGCCGCTACCCGCGTCCGCCGCCGCCCTCGAGGAACTGGCCGCGCTGCCCGCGACCACCGTCTCGCTCATCTCCGGCCGCGCGCTCGCCGTGCTCCGCGAGCTCTCCGGGGTGTCCGACCGCGTGCACCTGGTCGGCAGCCACGGTTCGGAGTTCGACACCGGATTCGTCTCGCCGATCGACGAGCGGGCTCGGGCCCTGCTGGTCGAGATCAAAGGCGCCCTCGACGCCATCGCCGCGGAGTTCCCCGGCGCCACAGTCGAATTGAAGCCCGCCAGCGTCGCGCTGCACGTGCGCAACGCCTCACCGGCCGACGGTGAGGCGGCGATGCGACGCGCCAACGAGGCTGCGGCGCAGTGGGATGCGCAGGTCACCGACGGCAAGGCGGTCAAGGAGTTCGCCGTCATCCACACCGACAAGGGCCAAGCCGTCGACATCCTGCGCGATCAGCACGACGCGTCGGCGGTGGTGTTCCTCGGTGACGACGTGACCGACGAGAAGGCGTTCCGCCGGATGCGCGACGGGGACATCGGGGTGAAGGTCGGGCCCGGTGAGACCGCGGCGGCCTACCGGGTGGGCGAACCGCAGCACGTGGCCGAGGCGTTGGAGTATCTGCTCGCCGCCCGGCGCCACCGCTGA
- the hsaA gene encoding 3-hydroxy-9,10-secoandrosta-1,3,5(10)-triene-9,17-dione monooxygenase oxygenase subunit: MTSIEQRDAQAVLSGIDDLLPTLRKRAPEAEELRRLPDETVKDLDEIGFFKLLQPQQWGGMQCDPTLFYEAVRRLGSACGSTGWVASIIGVHNWHLALFDQKAQDEVWADDPSVRVSSSYAPMGAGTVVDGGYLVSGAWQWSSGCDHATWAFLGGPVIKDGKPVDFGSFLIPRSDYRIDDVWNVVGLKGTGSNTVVVKDVFVPRHRFLSYKAMNDRTAGGLENNTAPVYKMPWGTMHPTTITAPIMGMAYGAYDAHVEHQGKRVRAAFAGEKSKDDPFAKIRIAEAASDIDAGWRQLIGNVADEYALLQADKEIPFELRARARRDQVRATARAIASIDLLFEASGATALNLDAPVQRFWRDAHAGRVHAANEPERAYLIFGNDAFGLPPQDTMV, from the coding sequence GTGACGTCCATTGAACAGCGCGACGCGCAGGCGGTCCTCAGCGGCATCGACGACCTGCTCCCCACCCTGCGCAAGCGCGCCCCGGAGGCCGAGGAGCTGCGCCGCCTGCCGGACGAGACGGTCAAGGATCTCGACGAGATCGGGTTCTTCAAGCTCCTGCAGCCCCAGCAGTGGGGCGGGATGCAGTGCGACCCCACGCTGTTCTACGAGGCGGTGCGCCGCCTGGGCAGCGCCTGCGGGTCGACCGGCTGGGTCGCGTCGATCATCGGCGTGCACAACTGGCATCTGGCCCTGTTCGACCAGAAGGCCCAGGACGAGGTCTGGGCCGACGATCCGTCCGTGCGGGTGTCGTCGTCGTATGCGCCGATGGGCGCCGGAACCGTGGTCGACGGCGGCTATCTGGTCAGCGGCGCGTGGCAGTGGTCCTCGGGTTGCGACCACGCCACCTGGGCATTCCTCGGCGGTCCCGTGATCAAGGACGGTAAGCCCGTCGACTTCGGCAGCTTCCTGATCCCGCGCAGCGACTACCGCATCGACGACGTGTGGAATGTGGTCGGGCTGAAGGGAACCGGCAGCAACACGGTCGTCGTCAAGGACGTCTTCGTCCCCCGGCACCGCTTCCTGTCCTACAAGGCGATGAACGACCGCACCGCGGGTGGCCTGGAGAACAACACCGCTCCGGTGTACAAGATGCCCTGGGGCACAATGCATCCCACCACCATCACGGCCCCCATCATGGGGATGGCCTACGGCGCGTACGACGCTCACGTCGAGCACCAGGGCAAGCGGGTCCGGGCGGCATTCGCCGGTGAGAAGTCCAAGGACGATCCGTTCGCCAAGATCCGCATCGCCGAGGCGGCCAGCGACATCGACGCCGGCTGGCGTCAGCTGATCGGCAACGTCGCCGACGAGTACGCACTGCTGCAGGCCGACAAGGAGATTCCGTTCGAGCTGCGCGCGCGGGCCCGGCGGGACCAGGTGCGGGCGACGGCCCGGGCGATCGCGTCGATCGACCTGCTGTTCGAGGCGTCGGGCGCGACCGCGCTGAACCTCGACGCGCCGGTGCAACGGTTCTGGCGTGACGCGCACGCCGGACGCGTGCACGCCGCCAACGAACCCGAGCGCGCCTACCTGATCTTCGGCAACGACGCCTTCGGCCTCCCGCCGCAAGACACGATGGTCTGA
- the hsaD gene encoding 4,5:9,10-diseco-3-hydroxy-5,9,17-trioxoandrosta-1(10),2-diene-4-oate hydrolase produces the protein MTSYIKQTETQVEITFESTSRYAQVRDDMRLHYHEAGVSHSETVVLLHGGGPGASSWSNFSKNIEVLARHFHVLAVDQPGYGHSDKHTEHEQYNRYSATALLNLFDHLGIERAALVGNSLGGGTAVRFALDNPDRAGRLVLMGPGGLSVNLFAPDPTEGVKLLGRFTADPTRENMEKFLRIMVFDQKLVTPELVEERFAIASRPESLAAARAMGMSFAGPDFELGMMWREVYKLRQRVLLIWGREDRVNPLDGALVALKQIPRVQLHVFGQCGHWAQLEKFDEFNKLTIDFLGGER, from the coding sequence ATGACCTCCTACATCAAGCAGACCGAGACGCAGGTCGAGATCACCTTCGAATCCACCTCGCGCTACGCGCAGGTGCGTGACGACATGCGCCTGCACTACCACGAGGCCGGGGTGAGTCACTCCGAGACCGTGGTGCTGCTGCACGGCGGCGGGCCGGGCGCGTCGAGTTGGTCGAACTTCTCGAAGAACATCGAGGTCCTCGCACGCCACTTCCACGTGCTGGCCGTCGACCAGCCGGGTTACGGCCACTCCGACAAGCACACCGAACACGAGCAGTACAACCGCTACAGCGCCACCGCACTGCTGAACCTGTTCGACCACCTCGGCATCGAACGTGCCGCGCTGGTGGGCAATTCACTCGGCGGCGGCACCGCGGTGCGGTTCGCGCTCGACAACCCGGACCGGGCAGGCCGGCTGGTCCTGATGGGGCCGGGCGGGTTGAGCGTCAACCTGTTCGCGCCGGACCCCACCGAGGGTGTGAAGCTGCTCGGCCGCTTCACCGCGGACCCGACGCGCGAGAACATGGAGAAGTTCCTGCGCATCATGGTGTTCGATCAGAAGCTGGTGACTCCGGAACTGGTCGAGGAGCGGTTCGCGATCGCCAGCCGGCCCGAATCGCTGGCCGCGGCCCGCGCGATGGGGATGTCGTTCGCCGGGCCTGATTTCGAGCTCGGCATGATGTGGCGCGAGGTGTACAAGCTGCGCCAGCGGGTACTGCTGATCTGGGGCCGCGAGGACCGGGTGAACCCGCTCGACGGCGCACTGGTGGCGCTCAAGCAGATCCCCCGCGTGCAGTTGCACGTCTTCGGTCAGTGTGGACACTGGGCGCAACTCGAGAAGTTCGACGAATTCAACAAGCTGACCATTGATTTCCTGGGAGGCGAACGATGA
- a CDS encoding ferredoxin--NADP reductase, which translates to MTDEPLGSHVLELEVADVVEETADARSLVFRTPSGGPDIPAERLRYSPGQFLTLRVPSDRTGSVARCYSLCSSPFTDDPLTVTVKRTADGYASNWLCDNAHAGMRMHVLAPSGTFVPKSLDTDFLLLAAGSGITPMMAILKSALVEGSGKVVLVYANRDESNVIFAGTLRELSAKYSDRLTVVHWLESVQGLPSAAALAGLAAPYTGHDAYICGPGPFMAAAEEALTSAGTAADKIHIEVFKSLESDPFAAVVIEEDDSDEGPATAVVTLDGQTHEVRWPRNAKLLDVLLDKGLDAPFSCREGHCGACAVLKRSGEVEMEINDVLEQSDLDEGLILGCQAVPRSDSVEVTYDE; encoded by the coding sequence GTGACCGACGAGCCACTCGGTAGCCACGTGCTCGAACTGGAGGTGGCCGACGTCGTCGAGGAGACCGCCGACGCCCGCTCACTGGTGTTCAGAACGCCGTCCGGCGGCCCCGACATCCCGGCCGAGCGGCTGCGCTACTCGCCCGGGCAGTTCCTCACCCTGCGGGTGCCCAGCGATCGGACCGGATCGGTCGCGCGGTGCTATTCGCTGTGCAGTTCGCCGTTCACCGACGATCCGCTGACCGTCACGGTCAAGCGCACCGCCGACGGCTACGCCTCGAACTGGTTGTGCGACAACGCCCACGCCGGCATGAGGATGCACGTGCTGGCGCCGTCGGGCACCTTCGTGCCGAAGTCGCTGGACACCGACTTCCTGCTGCTGGCCGCGGGCAGCGGGATCACCCCCATGATGGCGATTTTGAAGTCAGCACTCGTCGAGGGCAGCGGCAAGGTGGTGCTGGTCTACGCCAACCGCGACGAGTCCAACGTGATCTTCGCCGGCACGCTGCGCGAGCTGAGCGCGAAGTACTCCGACCGGCTCACCGTCGTGCACTGGCTCGAATCGGTGCAGGGCCTGCCGTCGGCGGCCGCACTGGCCGGCCTGGCCGCGCCCTACACCGGCCACGACGCCTACATCTGCGGGCCCGGCCCGTTCATGGCCGCCGCCGAAGAGGCGCTGACCAGTGCGGGCACCGCGGCGGACAAGATCCACATCGAGGTGTTCAAATCGCTGGAGTCCGACCCGTTCGCGGCGGTCGTCATCGAGGAGGACGACAGCGACGAGGGCCCGGCCACCGCGGTGGTCACCCTCGACGGGCAGACCCACGAGGTGCGCTGGCCGCGCAACGCCAAACTGCTCGACGTGCTGCTGGACAAGGGTCTCGACGCACCGTTCTCCTGCCGCGAGGGCCACTGCGGCGCCTGCGCGGTGCTCAAGCGCAGCGGCGAGGTGGAGATGGAGATCAACGACGTCCTCGAACAGTCCGACCTCGACGAAGGCCTGATCCTGGGATGCCAGGCGGTGCCGCGGTCGGATTCGGTCGAAGTCACCTACGACGAGTAG
- a CDS encoding metal ABC transporter permease has product MTTTVVALSYQDNWWQILSSSFMRNALVGGTIVALAAGLIGYFVVVRNTAFAAHALAHIGLPGATGAALLGLPVVLGLGVFCIGGALVIGALGRRAADREVATGTVLAMATGLGLLFNSLATRNSGTLTNVLFGNLLAITGEQIVSFAVLLGVLAAGIGVIYRPLLFTSVNAQVADAKGVPVRGLSVVFMVLLGLTITMAVQAVGTLLLFALVVTPAAAAIMLTARPAAAIALSTAINLVAVWAGLALSAMFNAPPSFIIVTIACGVWAVVWAVERGLRSSADRVLVT; this is encoded by the coding sequence GTGACCACGACCGTGGTGGCGCTGAGCTACCAGGACAACTGGTGGCAGATCCTCTCCTCCAGCTTCATGCGCAACGCGCTGGTGGGCGGCACCATCGTCGCGCTGGCCGCCGGGCTGATCGGCTACTTCGTCGTCGTGCGCAACACCGCGTTCGCCGCGCACGCGCTCGCCCACATCGGGCTGCCGGGTGCGACAGGCGCGGCGCTGCTCGGGCTGCCGGTGGTGTTGGGTCTCGGCGTGTTCTGCATCGGCGGTGCCCTGGTGATCGGGGCGCTGGGCAGACGGGCGGCCGACCGGGAGGTCGCGACCGGCACGGTGCTGGCGATGGCGACCGGCCTGGGCCTGCTGTTCAACTCCTTGGCGACCCGCAATTCAGGGACGTTGACGAACGTCCTGTTCGGCAACCTGCTGGCGATCACCGGCGAACAGATCGTGTCGTTCGCGGTGCTGCTCGGCGTGCTGGCGGCCGGCATCGGCGTGATCTACCGCCCGCTGTTGTTCACCTCCGTCAACGCCCAGGTGGCCGACGCGAAGGGGGTTCCGGTGCGCGGACTCTCGGTCGTGTTCATGGTGCTGCTCGGCCTGACGATCACGATGGCGGTGCAGGCGGTCGGGACGCTGCTGCTGTTCGCGTTGGTGGTGACGCCCGCCGCGGCGGCGATCATGCTGACCGCGCGGCCCGCGGCGGCGATTGCGCTGTCGACGGCGATCAACCTGGTGGCGGTGTGGGCCGGCCTCGCGCTGTCCGCGATGTTCAACGCCCCGCCCAGCTTCATCATCGTGACGATCGCCTGCGGTGTCTGGGCGGTCGTGTGGGCGGTCGAACGCGGGCTGCGTTCGTCTGCCGACCGCGTGCTGGTGACGTGA
- a CDS encoding aminoglycoside phosphotransferase family protein, which yields MLTSDDLAARTARAVTAATAAGRDLGLHVDEPRVLYDVFSVIVHLAPSPVVVRVPTVLPASVRSSPERQTAQQRAELSVAGWLTDRGLPVVPPSPLVPREPVVLDGFSMTFWQYLDAVSDGEPDLAQRCASTAGLHAALREYDGGGLGFFTQFETYIPAALTELEHQPGLLDAADVQRARQDWEHLAPVLTSRAGFEAAFPGVDVQPIHGDAPFHNMIPTATGEYWSDFELVTLGAVESDLALVGPEGHAAYDAAAVGLGLRALDERVLAVTESAALLASVACLAMAPQLPMLVDALAPAVQSWRSRRAERA from the coding sequence ATGCTGACCTCCGACGACCTGGCGGCCCGCACCGCCCGCGCCGTCACCGCGGCGACGGCGGCCGGTCGAGACCTCGGCCTGCACGTCGATGAGCCGCGGGTGCTCTACGACGTCTTCTCCGTGATCGTCCATCTGGCGCCGTCGCCGGTGGTGGTGCGGGTGCCGACGGTGCTGCCCGCATCGGTGCGCTCGTCCCCCGAGCGGCAGACGGCGCAGCAGCGCGCCGAGCTGTCGGTGGCGGGCTGGCTGACCGACCGCGGACTGCCGGTGGTGCCGCCGAGTCCCCTGGTGCCCCGCGAACCCGTTGTGCTCGATGGCTTCTCCATGACGTTCTGGCAGTATCTCGACGCGGTGAGCGACGGCGAGCCGGACTTGGCGCAGCGGTGCGCGTCGACGGCGGGGCTGCACGCCGCACTGCGCGAGTACGACGGCGGCGGCCTCGGGTTCTTCACGCAGTTCGAGACCTACATACCCGCGGCGCTCACCGAGCTGGAGCACCAGCCCGGCCTGCTCGACGCCGCCGATGTACAGCGCGCGCGGCAGGATTGGGAACACCTCGCACCGGTGCTCACGTCCCGGGCGGGGTTCGAGGCGGCATTCCCCGGCGTGGACGTCCAGCCGATCCACGGTGATGCGCCGTTCCACAACATGATTCCCACCGCGACCGGCGAATACTGGTCGGACTTCGAGCTGGTCACGTTGGGAGCGGTGGAATCGGACCTCGCGCTCGTCGGGCCGGAGGGCCACGCCGCCTACGACGCCGCCGCCGTCGGGCTCGGTCTGCGCGCGCTCGACGAACGGGTGCTCGCGGTCACGGAGTCGGCGGCGCTACTCGCCTCGGTGGCGTGTCTGGCGATGGCGCCGCAGCTGCCGATGCTCGTTGACGCGCTGGCGCCGGCGGTGCAATCGTGGCGCTCGCGACGTGCCGAGCGGGCGTGA
- a CDS encoding acyl-CoA dehydrogenase, with translation MTQSLLSGSGPGTDEQFAAREMVRDWAAASRAVEAAREVEQGDSEAWRRAYAGFAELGIFGVAIPEEQGGAGGTVEDLCAMVDEAAAAMVPGPVATTALATLVITDEALLEALASGARTAGVTLAADVTVEGGTASGVAAQVLGAEPSGLLLLPAGDAVVLVDATADGVTVEPLTATDFSRPLARVVLDSAPVTTLDLSAGRLADLAATLLAAEAAGLARWQLVTATDYAKVREQFGKPIGSFQAIKHMCAEMLLRAEQVSVTAADAARAVTDGDDRQLSIAAAVAAAAGIDAAKANAKDCIQVLGGIGITWEHDAHLYLRRAYGISQFLGGRSRWLRRIADLTQQGVRRELRIDLDSVDHLRPEISAAVAQVAALPEDQRQPALAEAGLLAPHWPKPFGRAASPAEQLLIDQELAEAGVSRPDLVIGWWAAPTILEHGSPEQIEQFVPATLRGELSWCQLFSEPGAGSDLAALRTKAVRVDGGWKLTGQKVWTSAAHKAHWGVCLARTDPDAPKHKGITYFLIDMKSPGIVIRPLREITGDELFNEVFFDDVFVPDEMVVGQVNDGWRLARTTLANERVAMAGGTALGNPMEELLRTVAEQGLDPADEDRLGHLILTAQVGSLLDQRIAQKAVGGQDPGAESSARKLIGVRYRQGLAEFRMDLSEGAGAVVNQPVHDFLNTRCLTIAGGTEQILLTLAGERLLGLPR, from the coding sequence ATGACCCAGTCGCTGCTGTCGGGGTCCGGCCCCGGCACCGACGAGCAGTTTGCTGCCCGCGAGATGGTGCGCGACTGGGCCGCCGCCTCCCGGGCGGTGGAGGCCGCGCGTGAGGTGGAACAGGGCGACTCCGAGGCGTGGCGCCGCGCGTACGCGGGGTTCGCGGAGCTGGGCATTTTCGGCGTCGCGATCCCGGAGGAGCAGGGCGGCGCGGGCGGCACCGTCGAGGATCTGTGCGCGATGGTCGACGAGGCCGCAGCGGCGATGGTGCCCGGGCCGGTCGCAACCACCGCGCTGGCCACGCTGGTGATCACCGACGAGGCGCTCCTCGAGGCGTTGGCATCGGGCGCACGCACCGCAGGCGTGACGCTGGCGGCCGACGTGACCGTCGAAGGCGGCACCGCATCCGGGGTGGCGGCGCAGGTGCTCGGCGCCGAACCGTCCGGGCTGCTGCTGCTCCCCGCCGGGGATGCGGTCGTGCTCGTCGACGCCACCGCCGACGGGGTGACGGTCGAACCGCTGACCGCGACCGACTTCTCCCGCCCGCTGGCCCGGGTGGTGCTCGACAGCGCCCCCGTCACGACACTCGACCTCAGCGCGGGCCGGCTCGCGGATCTGGCCGCGACGCTGCTCGCGGCGGAGGCCGCCGGTCTGGCGCGCTGGCAACTGGTCACCGCCACGGACTACGCGAAGGTCCGCGAACAGTTCGGTAAGCCGATCGGCAGCTTCCAGGCGATCAAGCACATGTGCGCCGAGATGCTGTTGCGCGCCGAACAGGTGTCGGTGACGGCGGCGGACGCGGCCCGCGCCGTGACCGACGGCGACGACCGGCAGCTGAGCATCGCGGCGGCGGTCGCAGCCGCCGCGGGTATCGACGCAGCGAAGGCCAACGCCAAGGACTGCATTCAGGTCCTCGGCGGCATCGGCATCACCTGGGAACACGACGCACATCTGTATCTGCGGCGCGCATACGGCATTTCGCAGTTCCTCGGCGGCCGCTCGCGGTGGCTGCGCCGCATCGCCGACCTGACCCAGCAGGGCGTGCGGCGCGAGCTGCGCATCGACCTCGACTCGGTCGACCACCTGCGCCCCGAGATCAGCGCGGCGGTCGCGCAGGTCGCGGCGCTGCCCGAGGACCAGCGCCAGCCCGCGCTCGCCGAGGCCGGTCTGCTCGCCCCGCACTGGCCGAAGCCGTTCGGCCGCGCGGCGTCCCCGGCCGAACAGCTGCTGATCGACCAGGAGCTGGCCGAGGCGGGGGTGTCGCGTCCCGACCTCGTCATCGGCTGGTGGGCGGCCCCGACGATCCTCGAACACGGCAGCCCCGAACAGATCGAGCAGTTCGTTCCCGCCACCCTGCGCGGTGAGTTGTCCTGGTGCCAGCTGTTCAGTGAGCCGGGCGCGGGTTCGGACCTGGCGGCGCTGCGCACCAAAGCCGTTCGCGTCGACGGTGGTTGGAAGCTCACCGGCCAGAAGGTGTGGACCTCGGCGGCGCACAAGGCGCACTGGGGTGTCTGCCTGGCGCGCACGGATCCGGACGCCCCGAAGCACAAGGGCATCACGTACTTCCTCATCGACATGAAATCGCCGGGCATCGTGATCCGCCCGCTGCGCGAGATCACCGGTGACGAGCTGTTCAACGAGGTGTTCTTCGACGACGTGTTCGTACCCGACGAGATGGTGGTCGGACAGGTCAACGACGGGTGGCGGCTGGCCCGCACGACGCTCGCCAACGAGCGGGTCGCGATGGCAGGCGGTACTGCGCTGGGCAATCCGATGGAGGAACTGCTGCGGACGGTGGCCGAACAGGGGCTGGATCCGGCCGACGAGGACCGGCTGGGACACCTGATCCTGACCGCGCAGGTGGGCTCACTGTTGGATCAGCGCATCGCGCAGAAGGCCGTCGGTGGGCAGGATCCAGGTGCGGAGTCCAGCGCGCGCAAGCTGATCGGCGTGCGTTACCGGCAGGGCCTGGCGGAGTTCCGGATGGACCTCTCCGAGGGCGCGGGTGCGGTGGTCAACCAGCCGGTGCACGACTTCCTCAACACCCGCTGCCTGACCATCGCCGGCGGTACCGAGCAGATCCTGCTGACCCTGGCCGGTGAACGGCTGCTGGGGCTGCCGCGGTAG
- a CDS encoding LacI family DNA-binding transcriptional regulator gives MSRSPEPRRHATLASLAAELKVSRTTISNAYNRPDQLSAELRERIFTAAKRLGYPGPDPVARSLRTRRAGAVGLVITEPLNYSFSDPAALDFVAGLAESCEDAGQGLLLVAVGPNRSLEDGSAAVLAAGVDGFVVYSASDDDPYLPVVQQRHLPVVVVDQPKDVPGTSRVCIDDRAAMRQIAEYVLGLGHREIGLLTMRLGLERPDGSRPTVADPERLRTPHFHVQRERIAGVYDAVAAAGLDERAVTVVESYEHLPTSGGAAAEVALAANPRLTALMCTADVLALSAMDYLRSRGIYVPGQMTVTGFDGIPDAVRRGLTTVVQPSIEKGRRAGRLLHEPPRDGLPVIEVLDTELLRGRTAGAPS, from the coding sequence ATGTCCAGGAGTCCGGAGCCGCGACGGCACGCGACCCTGGCCTCCCTCGCGGCCGAGCTGAAGGTCAGCCGCACCACCATCTCCAATGCGTACAACCGACCCGACCAGTTGTCGGCCGAACTGCGTGAGCGCATCTTCACCGCGGCCAAACGGCTCGGCTATCCCGGGCCCGATCCGGTGGCGCGGTCGCTGCGCACCCGCCGGGCGGGTGCGGTCGGCCTGGTGATCACCGAACCGCTGAACTACTCCTTCAGCGATCCGGCCGCACTCGATTTCGTTGCCGGGCTTGCCGAATCGTGTGAGGACGCCGGGCAGGGCCTGCTCCTGGTGGCGGTCGGGCCGAATCGCAGTCTGGAGGACGGTTCTGCGGCCGTGCTGGCCGCGGGTGTCGACGGTTTCGTCGTCTACTCCGCCAGCGACGACGATCCGTACCTGCCGGTGGTGCAGCAGCGGCACCTGCCCGTTGTGGTCGTCGACCAGCCCAAGGATGTTCCCGGCACGTCGCGGGTCTGCATCGACGATCGTGCCGCGATGCGCCAGATCGCCGAATACGTTCTGGGGCTGGGCCACCGGGAGATCGGGTTGCTGACGATGCGGCTCGGTCTCGAGCGGCCCGACGGCAGCAGGCCCACGGTGGCAGACCCGGAACGCCTCCGCACGCCCCACTTCCATGTCCAGCGCGAGCGCATCGCGGGCGTGTACGACGCGGTGGCCGCGGCCGGACTCGACGAGCGCGCGGTGACGGTCGTGGAGAGCTACGAGCACCTGCCGACCTCCGGCGGGGCGGCCGCCGAGGTGGCGCTGGCCGCCAATCCGCGGCTGACGGCGTTGATGTGCACCGCCGACGTGCTCGCGCTGTCGGCGATGGACTATCTGCGCTCGCGCGGGATCTACGTGCCCGGTCAGATGACGGTCACCGGTTTCGACGGCATCCCCGATGCGGTGCGCCGCGGGCTGACCACCGTGGTGCAGCCCAGCATCGAGAAGGGGCGACGCGCCGGCCGGTTGCTGCACGAGCCGCCGCGCGACGGGCTGCCGGTCATCGAGGTGCTCGACACCGAACTGCTGCGCGGTCGCACCGCGGGCGCCCCGTCCTGA
- a CDS encoding metal ABC transporter ATP-binding protein gives MSAAEPALTFRGVSVVRGRRTVWSQADFDVPAGGVVAVIGSNGAGKTTLLQVVLGLLTPATGRVEVFGKPPGALNGQIGYVPQNYGSNPGEAVRARDAVMLGLNGHRWGLGLASREDRARVDKVLAAVDATAFADRRLSQLSGGQRQRVALAEALVGRPKMLILDEPLAALDMRSQHELVALVKTVNAEFGVTVLVVAHDLNPLLPILTGAIYLLDGHPHYDSLDGVVDEKLLTHLYGAAVEVVHTPQGDLYVRRMR, from the coding sequence GTGTCGGCGGCTGAGCCGGCGCTGACGTTCCGCGGCGTCAGCGTCGTCCGGGGCCGTCGCACGGTCTGGTCGCAGGCTGACTTCGACGTGCCCGCGGGCGGGGTCGTCGCGGTCATCGGCAGCAACGGGGCCGGTAAGACCACGCTGCTGCAGGTGGTGCTCGGCCTGCTCACCCCCGCCACCGGCCGGGTCGAGGTGTTCGGGAAGCCGCCGGGTGCGCTCAACGGCCAGATCGGTTACGTGCCGCAGAATTACGGGTCGAACCCGGGCGAGGCCGTCCGCGCCCGCGATGCGGTCATGCTCGGCCTCAATGGGCACCGCTGGGGGCTGGGGCTGGCCTCGCGGGAGGATCGTGCGCGCGTCGACAAGGTGCTCGCCGCCGTCGACGCGACGGCGTTCGCCGACCGAAGGCTCTCCCAGCTGTCGGGTGGGCAGCGCCAACGTGTCGCGCTCGCCGAAGCACTGGTCGGCCGTCCCAAGATGCTGATCCTCGACGAACCGCTGGCCGCGCTCGACATGCGCAGCCAGCACGAACTCGTCGCGCTCGTGAAGACCGTCAACGCCGAATTCGGTGTCACCGTGCTGGTGGTCGCCCACGACCTCAACCCGCTGCTACCGATCCTCACCGGCGCGATCTACCTGCTCGACGGCCATCCGCACTACGACTCGCTCGACGGGGTGGTCGACGAGAAACTGCTCACCCACCTGTACGGCGCCGCGGTCGAGGTGGTGCACACCCCACAGGGTGATCTCTACGTGCGGAGGATGCGGTGA